In Candidatus Syntrophosphaera sp., a single window of DNA contains:
- the dacB gene encoding D-alanyl-D-alanine carboxypeptidase/D-alanyl-D-alanine-endopeptidase, producing the protein MRIDTRKAPPAGSFLPGRMILLLFLLWICGSGLSANSEAAGRLSSVLDSLVAAHGMQGASLSVAIYAPRDTSLVYSHNAGALLVPASLQKLYTAVGALQGLGADHVFETAVGYRGSIQNGVLRGDLVVRGGGDPSWLEAVYPEGPHSVFELWADSLLALGIREVRGDLVADISLFPTVIYNSQWQAGDRPYGYAPSLSPLSFNANMVRYDLFAADRLGRPARMANRFGYVWHEAENRVKTTSRQGADVWLTLAADPRKIALHGELGLGVKDFLNGAVREPAFFALQNIRAALAGRGIKVSGFSREEERPGLGVPPQPLFTFRSVRLGQLLPIILKDSSNFPSEMLLPALGGDYDAGRDRLSSLAREVKGTPDQFRIADACGLSRQNKTSASHLGILLCHAHNQPWFPVFQGSLAVPGEKGTLEKRLKELPEYSELYAKTGTMRGISGLAGYLKVSGGQAYAFAILCNGVPSLAAAKQWQDELISALACYGGD; encoded by the coding sequence AGGCTCAGCTCCGTTCTGGACAGTCTGGTGGCTGCTCACGGCATGCAGGGTGCCAGCCTGTCCGTCGCGATCTACGCTCCCCGGGACACCAGCCTGGTTTATTCCCACAACGCAGGCGCCCTGCTGGTCCCAGCCTCGCTGCAAAAGCTCTACACGGCCGTGGGCGCCTTGCAGGGGCTGGGCGCGGACCATGTGTTTGAGACCGCTGTCGGCTATCGGGGCAGTATCCAAAACGGTGTTTTGCGAGGCGACCTGGTGGTGCGGGGAGGAGGCGATCCCAGTTGGCTGGAAGCCGTTTATCCCGAAGGCCCGCACAGCGTTTTCGAGCTCTGGGCCGATTCCCTGCTGGCCTTGGGGATAAGGGAGGTCAGAGGCGATCTGGTGGCAGACATAAGCCTTTTTCCCACAGTAATATACAATAGTCAATGGCAGGCCGGCGACAGGCCCTACGGCTATGCTCCCAGCCTCAGCCCCCTTTCCTTCAATGCCAACATGGTGCGCTATGATCTCTTCGCTGCCGACCGATTGGGCAGGCCTGCCCGGATGGCCAACCGCTTTGGCTATGTCTGGCATGAGGCGGAAAACCGGGTGAAAACCACATCCAGACAGGGCGCGGACGTCTGGCTGACTCTGGCCGCGGATCCGCGCAAGATCGCCCTGCATGGCGAATTGGGGTTGGGTGTGAAGGATTTTCTCAACGGCGCGGTGCGCGAGCCGGCGTTTTTTGCCCTGCAGAATATCCGGGCAGCTCTGGCAGGCAGGGGGATCAAGGTCTCCGGTTTCAGCCGGGAGGAGGAAAGGCCTGGCTTAGGGGTTCCTCCGCAGCCTCTTTTCACCTTTCGGTCTGTGCGCCTCGGCCAACTGCTGCCGATCATCCTGAAGGATAGCTCCAATTTCCCCTCTGAGATGCTGCTTCCCGCTCTGGGCGGGGATTATGACGCGGGCCGGGACCGTCTCTCCAGCCTGGCTCGAGAGGTCAAAGGAACCCCGGACCAATTCAGGATCGCCGACGCCTGCGGCCTTTCCCGGCAAAACAAGACCTCGGCCAGCCATTTGGGGATCCTGCTCTGCCATGCCCACAACCAGCCCTGGTTTCCCGTTTTTCAGGGCTCCCTGGCTGTTCCGGGAGAAAAGGGGACCCTGGAGAAACGCCTTAAGGAGCTGCCGGAATACTCGGAGCTATATGCCAAAACCGGCACCATGCGCGGGATCAGCGGCCTGGCTGGTTATCTAAAGGTTTCAGGCGGCCAGGCCTACGCCTTCGCGATCCTGTGCAACGGCGTTCCCAGCCTTGCCGCCGCCAAACAGTGGCAGGATGAGCTGATTTCCGCCCTCGCCTGCTACGGCGGAGATTGA
- a CDS encoding PEGA domain-containing protein, with protein sequence MFILPPLGGGPVTYTLTVTSDPAGAAIIKDGVDTGFVTPYTFDPGEAGLYSLADLPGYYPFLPASIDVPALTEDTTINFTAEEIVIVDTYTYMLYVNGPDGYAVTGPYDGVTDYTALDVNNDGVNDLVGFYTIADAPVGSYWLVNPIEVTGDMFVQVPPAKSGLRSNGAKVDYVFEATIEFVLVTPPPVYTLTVTSTPAGAAIWLDGVDTGQVTPYTWDPGVAGTYSLATMAGYYPFVPTEIVVGELVEDTTINFLAVIIPPDEYIYNLYVTGPDGYAVTGPNPGTTDYMATSDDVADLVGLYTIEAAPAGWHWVVNPIEVTADMFTLVPVKETFIYEATIEFVLEEDAPPSFTFELNAFDNAWYTGAGYIAGVIMPPFNDPHDLNAMILIDGVPTGVFTPYIFGAPGNLPFVPGEYSVYIEYNPNDFMCYDNWIPASVTIVDIITNYFTDFLGINDCPGITPVELSSFTAALNADMYVTLTWVSQTESQMTGYRVYRNTSNDQASSVAISGLIPATNTSTTQSYSITDTEVNIGQTYFYWLEAADYNSSSYHGPVSVVVEGNVPPVLPETTTMRNAYPNPFKMGSSTTIEVNVKAGDNGTVSIYNVLGQVVKTISVSEGTHTITWNGKDSRGNACGSGIYFYKLSTSTVNATKKMVIVK encoded by the coding sequence ATGTTCATTCTCCCTCCTTTGGGTGGTGGCCCAGTCACCTACACCCTCACGGTAACCTCGGACCCGGCTGGCGCGGCGATCATTAAAGACGGCGTTGACACCGGTTTCGTCACTCCCTACACCTTCGATCCCGGCGAAGCTGGCCTTTACAGCCTTGCGGACCTGCCAGGCTACTATCCCTTCCTGCCTGCCTCGATCGACGTTCCCGCACTGACCGAAGACACGACGATCAACTTCACTGCCGAAGAGATCGTTATTGTGGACACCTACACCTATATGCTGTATGTGAACGGTCCCGACGGCTATGCCGTCACCGGCCCGTATGACGGAGTCACTGATTACACAGCTCTCGACGTCAATAATGACGGAGTGAACGACCTGGTTGGCTTCTACACGATCGCAGACGCGCCTGTAGGTTCCTACTGGCTAGTGAATCCGATCGAAGTCACTGGCGACATGTTCGTCCAGGTTCCCCCGGCCAAGAGCGGCCTGAGGAGCAATGGCGCCAAGGTTGATTACGTCTTTGAAGCCACCATCGAATTCGTGCTGGTTACGCCTCCTCCCGTGTATACCCTGACAGTGACCTCCACGCCTGCTGGCGCGGCGATCTGGTTGGACGGCGTTGACACCGGCCAAGTAACTCCCTACACTTGGGATCCCGGCGTTGCCGGCACCTACAGCCTGGCCACCATGGCCGGCTACTATCCCTTCGTGCCGACCGAGATCGTCGTTGGGGAACTGGTCGAAGACACTACGATCAACTTCCTGGCTGTAATTATCCCGCCTGACGAGTACATCTACAACCTGTATGTCACCGGTCCCGATGGCTATGCCGTAACCGGCCCCAACCCCGGCACCACCGACTACATGGCTACCTCAGACGACGTGGCCGATTTGGTTGGCTTGTACACCATCGAAGCCGCTCCTGCCGGCTGGCACTGGGTGGTAAATCCGATCGAAGTCACCGCGGACATGTTCACCCTCGTGCCCGTGAAGGAAACCTTCATCTACGAAGCAACCATCGAATTCGTGCTGGAAGAGGATGCTCCTCCCAGCTTCACCTTCGAACTCAACGCGTTTGACAATGCCTGGTACACCGGTGCCGGATACATTGCCGGCGTGATCATGCCTCCCTTCAACGATCCGCATGACCTCAATGCCATGATCCTGATCGACGGCGTGCCCACCGGCGTGTTCACCCCCTACATCTTCGGCGCCCCGGGCAACCTGCCCTTCGTGCCTGGCGAATACAGCGTCTATATCGAGTACAATCCCAACGACTTCATGTGCTATGACAACTGGATCCCCGCCAGCGTGACAATAGTTGACATCATCACCAACTATTTCACCGACTTCCTGGGAATCAATGATTGCCCCGGCATCACACCGGTTGAACTGAGCAGCTTCACCGCCGCCCTGAATGCCGACATGTATGTGACGCTCACCTGGGTGAGCCAGACTGAAAGCCAGATGACTGGTTATCGCGTCTATCGCAACACCAGCAATGACCAGGCCTCCTCTGTCGCGATCAGCGGCCTCATTCCGGCCACCAATACCAGCACGACCCAGAGCTACAGCATCACCGACACCGAAGTGAACATCGGCCAGACCTATTTCTACTGGCTGGAAGCCGCTGACTATAACAGCAGCAGCTATCACGGTCCTGTGAGCGTGGTCGTTGAAGGCAACGTGCCGCCCGTTCTTCCCGAAACCACAACGATGAGAAATGCCTATCCCAACCCCTTCAAGATGGGTAGCAGCACCACCATCGAAGTGAACGTGAAAGCCGGCGACAACGGAACCGTCAGCATCTACAACGTGCTTGGCCAGGTCGTCAAGACCATCAGCGTCAGCGAAGGCACCCATACGATCACCTGGAACGGCAAAGACAGCAGAGGCAATGCCTGCGGAAGCGGCATCTACTTCTACAAACTGAGCACTTCCACCGTGAACGCCACCAAGAAGATGGTTATCGTCAAGTAA